ttttatatgtttttttattttagtttttCTCTTTTCAGCTTGCTGTTCCTTTACTGCCTTTTTCCGTGCCTTTAATcaaatatatatcattatatattatGTTTCATATTACcacatgtaaatatattataaaaggcAATTGTATTACCTTTTTACTGTCTGGACTCTCATGCCGAGGTCGAGCCGAGTTAACAAATTTTGGTTCGTTTTCCGTTACATCTTCTTCTTCACTATTTTCATTTTCAGAATCATCAATATCTTCAGATAAATCATCTTTCTCTTCCATGTTATTTGTTTTCTTTAAATCTTTACTAAGAATTTCAGGAGTATTAATAGGTTTGGATAAGTCTGATTTTAAACCAACAAGAGTTTTATATATCAAGTCCTCTTTTCCAGATTTAGCAAGATTGATATCACGTTCAATATCAATTACCTAAACATTACATTAAAATACATGTACAatttgatatacatatacctaaatatatatgtaaataattatatatttatgttcTTACAATATATTACCTGACTTAGGTTTTGAGGAATATAAGCTTGCTTAAACACTTGTTCTTCTATTTGTTGTTTAGGATCATCATCTTGTTCTTCCTGTTGTGTCATTTGTTCTGATATTATGTCTAAATATTTATCCATATTTTCTTCAGTTATCGTTGGATCTGTTATAAAGTCGAATAATGTTTTCACAGACATTACACCTACATCGTTCTTCTTAAAAAATtctagaaaaatattaatttatttcaaaatttttataaaacatcTCAGTAATATCATTATAAGAAGTTCTCATTCTCACTTACCAGTGATATTTGTACAATCTTTTCTAAGAAACTCAAGTGCCATAGGATGATCATGCTCAACTGCTTGTGACACATCTATTATTATAATAGTTCCATCATGATATAACATATTATATTCACTTAAATCAGCATGGACAAGTTTGCATTTATTATATAATCTCCACATTGTTTCAACACATTCTCTGTATAATTTCCTTGGTTTAGAAGCAGTAAGAACAACATCTTTCAATTTTGGTGATGGCCAACCATTAGTACCTATGAAGTCCATTAATAGAACATGACTACGTAGTAAAATTGGTTTTGGAGCATTTACTTCTCCCTGGTGAAGACGAATTAAGTTTCTAAATTCTTTCTCTGCCCATGTCCGCACCATCTTTCGCGGATTACGACGACAATATCCATGACGAAAACGAAATTCTCCTGTAACGTATTTGTCTCTATCtttaaattgcaaaattgatgttttatatatttttattgcaaattCTACTCCTGTTTTTGATGTTGCATGATAAACATTAGCTTCCTTCCCAGTTGAGATACATCCATTAATTTCAGCAATTATACCCTGATTTAAAAGTTTGAACAATATCATTCTTGTACGAGGATCTAAAACTTGTTCAACAGTTGCACGATCATGTTTGTCTTTGGTTCTAAATCTATCTTTTTCTACACGTTTATCATTTTCAATAAGAAGATTTGTTGTATGTCCTGGTAAAGTTGGGCCTTCATATCtttcaatattaattttattagcaTAGCGACGAAATAATTTATCTGATGGTTGATAATTTGTAATCTTGTTGGAAACATTTTGTGCATTAATACTTTGTGTCTGAATATTTTTGGTAATATTTTTTGAACCAGCTTTACTTTGACTTCTGTCCCAAATAAAATCACTACTTTCTAAATCATcattataattttcattatcttcttctttttcactGTTTGAAATATGCAATTCGTGCACACCTTTGGATAATTGACAATTAAATAACGGTTGACCTTCACACATTTCCGAACTGTAACAAAATTAAGATCGATATTTTACATAAGTTATTACAGAGAATATAATCAAATGATATATTCTGTAAGTACTTTGCCttgattttataaatattactaaATTTATCCTCTTGAGTACATTTATgcatgataaaattttatttctttatacttaCTTTATTTCAAATGACAACAAATATGTATCAAATAGAATGCGAGAATCACGTTTTTTTACAATTTGATTTATACTACATAGGTTACTAATATTTAGGcgcatttaaaataatataaatagtaGCAAAACGAAATTACTAACACAAATTCAGTTAGGTTTAGTCAAGGTGCTTTAAATCAGCTACCTTTAAAACTATGCTCTCTATAGTCTTTattattcatgattaatttGTGAGAATATTTTGTTTACATGTATcactatttaaattataaagttGCGAGGGATGAAAGGAAGTAAGACATTAATTATaacttttttatttaagaatgattatatttatcgtaataattgaacaatatagcACAATAAAGATACTTATAATGCAGTATAATCAAATATTAAAAGTTCTCATGTTTCTgagatattaaatttttaaaatatcataatcataataaattttaaagtatcataaatgatataataattttttcagATTTTATAAACTCATacttgtttataaaaatatttcgtagTATGACTGTtatcattaaatattatattctagtgataaaaaactataataatttcgtattttcattaattattgACATAATCTTTAATAATTGTAAAGATATATGAAACAAATATTAAACATCAACTAATTGTTTTATGGTATAAGTTTTAGTATTAGTAAAATCTaaaattttatgataatttattttttcttcttataggtaatctgttactattttaaatatttaaaaatgcaaaatattatacaatCTATAGAGCAATGTAATGTTATCCGTTATACATCTTATAGAACTGCAGCAAAAATGCAAATTTTACATAAGGAACTTAATAGTaagtttaatataaatatattcccATATTGAGTGCTTATATTCAGATTAGCTTTACACTACTAGAGTAATTatttttttgttatatttatattcaattATAATATGTATCTTTTATAGTGCAATATGTTCAACTAGAATTAATTGCTGGAGTCTTTGAACGCCATAGACTTTCAATTACAGAAAATTGTGTAAATTTAGACCCAAGTGAAATTGAAGATGTTCTTTCTGATATTTATTTCGCAGCGTGCAAAGAAAATAATACTAATTTTGATATTGATCTTGTAACAAAACTGGCATTGAATTATATTTTAACTACATATGACAAGTAT
The Bombus affinis isolate iyBomAffi1 chromosome 2, iyBomAffi1.2, whole genome shotgun sequence genome window above contains:
- the LOC126928676 gene encoding serine/threonine-protein kinase RIO1 isoform X3, with protein sequence MCEGQPLFNCQLSKGVHELHISNSEKEEDNENYNDDLESSDFIWDRSQSKAGSKNITKNIQTQSINAQNVSNKITNYQPSDKLFRRYANKINIERYEGPTLPGHTTNLLIENDKRVEKDRFRTKDKHDRATVEQVLDPRTRMILFKLLNQGIIAEINGCISTGKEANVYHATSKTGVEFAIKIYKTSILQFKDRDKYVTGEFRFRHGYCRRNPRKMVRTWAEKEFRNLIRLHQGEVNAPKPILLRSHVLLMDFIGTNGWPSPKLKDVVLTASKPRKLYRECVETMWRLYNKCKLVHADLSEYNMLYHDGTIIIIDVSQAVEHDHPMALEFLRKDCTNITEFFKKNDVGVMSVKTLFDFITDPTITEENMDKYLDIISEQMTQQEEQDDDPKQQIEEQVFKQAYIPQNLSQVIDIERDINLAKSGKEDLIYKTLVGLKSDLSKPINTPEILSKDLKKTNNMEEKDDLSEDIDDSENENSEEEDVTENEPKFVNSARPRHESPDSKKARKKAVKEQQAEKRKTKIKKHIKKRKEKVLKKK
- the LOC126928676 gene encoding serine/threonine-protein kinase RIO1 isoform X2, whose protein sequence is MHKCTQEDKFSNIYKIKANSEMCEGQPLFNCQLSKGVHELHISNSEKEEDNENYNDDLESSDFIWDRSQSKAGSKNITKNIQTQSINAQNVSNKITNYQPSDKLFRRYANKINIERYEGPTLPGHTTNLLIENDKRVEKDRFRTKDKHDRATVEQVLDPRTRMILFKLLNQGIIAEINGCISTGKEANVYHATSKTGVEFAIKIYKTSILQFKDRDKYVTGEFRFRHGYCRRNPRKMVRTWAEKEFRNLIRLHQGEVNAPKPILLRSHVLLMDFIGTNGWPSPKLKDVVLTASKPRKLYRECVETMWRLYNKCKLVHADLSEYNMLYHDGTIIIIDVSQAVEHDHPMALEFLRKDCTNITEFFKKNDVGVMSVKTLFDFITDPTITEENMDKYLDIISEQMTQQEEQDDDPKQQIEEQVFKQAYIPQNLSQVIDIERDINLAKSGKEDLIYKTLVGLKSDLSKPINTPEILSKDLKKTNNMEEKDDLSEDIDDSENENSEEEDVTENEPKFVNSARPRHESPDSKKARKKAVKEQQAEKRKTKIKKHIKKRKEKVLKKK
- the LOC126928676 gene encoding serine/threonine-protein kinase RIO1 isoform X1 — its product is MRLNISNLCSINQIVKKRDSRILFDTYLLSFEINSEMCEGQPLFNCQLSKGVHELHISNSEKEEDNENYNDDLESSDFIWDRSQSKAGSKNITKNIQTQSINAQNVSNKITNYQPSDKLFRRYANKINIERYEGPTLPGHTTNLLIENDKRVEKDRFRTKDKHDRATVEQVLDPRTRMILFKLLNQGIIAEINGCISTGKEANVYHATSKTGVEFAIKIYKTSILQFKDRDKYVTGEFRFRHGYCRRNPRKMVRTWAEKEFRNLIRLHQGEVNAPKPILLRSHVLLMDFIGTNGWPSPKLKDVVLTASKPRKLYRECVETMWRLYNKCKLVHADLSEYNMLYHDGTIIIIDVSQAVEHDHPMALEFLRKDCTNITEFFKKNDVGVMSVKTLFDFITDPTITEENMDKYLDIISEQMTQQEEQDDDPKQQIEEQVFKQAYIPQNLSQVIDIERDINLAKSGKEDLIYKTLVGLKSDLSKPINTPEILSKDLKKTNNMEEKDDLSEDIDDSENENSEEEDVTENEPKFVNSARPRHESPDSKKARKKAVKEQQAEKRKTKIKKHIKKRKEKVLKKK